The genomic window ACAGCACCAGCACCTACTGATCGGCCACCCGACGACGCGGCCGCGGCCGGAATTAGCATCGTCGGAGTGAATCACCCAGTGCCGGACGCGGCGGAGCAGGACCCACCGGGGCCCACCGAGTGGGGCGAGCACCCGTTCGGCGTCGGCCCATGGGCCACCGAGCACGACGAACCACCGCCGGACGACCCCAGGCTCGACCCCGAACTACTGGCCGACGGTGACCGCCGCAACGTGGTCGACGCCTATCGGTACTGGACTCGCGAGGCGATCGTCGCCGACATCGACCGGCGCAGGCATCCGTTCCACGTCGCCATCGAGAACTTCGGGCACGACGCGAACATCGGCACCGTGGTCCGCACGGCCAACGCCTTCGCCGCGGCGGCCGTGCACATCGTCGGCAGGAAGCGGTGGAATCGTCGCGGCGCCATGGTGACCGACCGCTACCAGCACATCGAGCATCACGCGAGCATCGATGAGCTGCTGGACTTCGCCGCCCGCGAGCAGCTCACCATCGTCGCGGTGGACAATGTGCCCGGCTCGATCCCGCTCGAAACGGCCGAACTGCCGCGCCGCTGCCTGCTGCTGTTCGGGCAGGAGGGCCCCGGTGTCACCGCACACGCGAAAGACGCGGCGGCCATGACCATTTCGATCGCCCAGTTCGGTTCGACCCGCAGCATCAACGCCGGTGTCGCCGCCGGAATCGCCATGCACGCATGGATTCGGCAGCACGCGGACCTGACCGACGCCTGGTAGACCTGCCGCGACCATCCCGCCGCTGTAGCACTCTGATCCGGGCACGTCAGTGCCGCGTCGGGCCTATTCTGGAGGTCTGACAGTCGGGGTGGAGGCTGGAA from Nocardia iowensis includes these protein-coding regions:
- a CDS encoding TrmH family RNA methyltransferase; translation: MNHPVPDAAEQDPPGPTEWGEHPFGVGPWATEHDEPPPDDPRLDPELLADGDRRNVVDAYRYWTREAIVADIDRRRHPFHVAIENFGHDANIGTVVRTANAFAAAAVHIVGRKRWNRRGAMVTDRYQHIEHHASIDELLDFAAREQLTIVAVDNVPGSIPLETAELPRRCLLLFGQEGPGVTAHAKDAAAMTISIAQFGSTRSINAGVAAGIAMHAWIRQHADLTDAW